Proteins co-encoded in one Saprospira grandis genomic window:
- the dusB gene encoding tRNA dihydrouridine synthase DusB → MVKIGDLSLGEFPFLLAPMEDVSDPPFRALCKEQGCDMMYTEFISVEGLIRDAKKSVVKLDIYPEERPIGVQIFGAELDSMMRAAEIVEEAQPEVLDINFGCPVKKVVCKMAGAGILRDIDRMVELTEAVVKSTKLPVTVKTRLGWDHNSIKIEEVAERLQDVGIKALSIHGRTRAQMYKGEADWSHIAKVKENPRIHIPIFGNGDIDSPEKAMLYKERYGVDGIMIGRAAIGYPWIFREIKHYFETGEKMAPPNIHERVDAARRHLIRAVEWKGPVLGVLETRRHYTNYFRGMPGVKEYRKKLVTLMELPDLLAVLEEIEARYADYVFS, encoded by the coding sequence ATGGTTAAAATTGGAGATCTTTCTTTGGGAGAATTCCCCTTTTTGCTAGCCCCGATGGAGGATGTTAGCGATCCCCCTTTTCGTGCACTCTGTAAAGAACAGGGCTGCGATATGATGTATACGGAGTTTATTTCAGTAGAAGGGCTGATCCGAGACGCAAAGAAAAGTGTAGTCAAATTAGATATTTATCCAGAAGAACGCCCCATTGGCGTGCAAATTTTTGGGGCCGAACTAGATTCTATGATGCGGGCCGCCGAAATTGTAGAAGAAGCCCAACCCGAAGTTTTAGATATTAACTTTGGTTGCCCCGTGAAAAAAGTGGTCTGCAAAATGGCTGGCGCAGGTATCTTAAGAGATATTGACCGCATGGTGGAATTGACCGAAGCCGTGGTGAAGTCAACCAAACTGCCGGTAACAGTGAAAACCCGCTTGGGCTGGGATCATAACAGCATCAAAATTGAAGAAGTGGCCGAGCGGCTGCAAGATGTAGGCATCAAGGCCCTGAGTATTCATGGCCGCACTCGGGCCCAGATGTATAAAGGCGAGGCGGATTGGTCGCATATTGCCAAAGTGAAAGAAAATCCCCGCATCCATATTCCCATTTTTGGTAATGGCGATATTGATAGCCCCGAAAAAGCTATGCTATACAAAGAACGCTATGGGGTGGATGGTATCATGATCGGCCGAGCGGCTATTGGCTACCCCTGGATTTTTAGAGAAATTAAGCACTACTTTGAAACAGGAGAAAAAATGGCTCCGCCCAATATTCATGAACGAGTAGATGCTGCTCGCCGTCATCTTATTCGGGCCGTAGAATGGAAAGGGCCCGTTTTGGGCGTTTTGGAAACCCGCCGCCATTATACCAACTATTTTCGGGGGATGCCAGGCGTGAAAGAATACCGCAAAAAACTGGTTACGCTGATGGAGCTGCCCGATCTGCTTGCCGTTTTGGAAGAAATTGAGGCCCGCTACGCCGATTATGTCTTTAGCTAA